In Apium graveolens cultivar Ventura chromosome 10, ASM990537v1, whole genome shotgun sequence, the following are encoded in one genomic region:
- the LOC141693454 gene encoding uncharacterized protein LOC141693454 isoform X4 has product MRRETHGDYHILQLRVFKNQVPQLLRGNQTKNLFLNTLLQNLGIVLDMAKSLTFPLPLLAVAYQQLLAAGAGQGRGVDDDATLIKVWEKVLGVNIIDAANAEKYKPEELVNHIVSKSQTVSRVGFIGLGAMGFGMATHLLKSNFIVTGFDVYKPTLSRFENLGGLIGYSPAEVSKEADILVIMVTNEAQAESVLYGDLGAVSVLPTGASIILSSTVSPAFISQLERRLKNEHKNLKLIDAPVSGGVKRASEGTLTIMASGTDEALEHAGSILSTLSEKLYVLKGGCGAGSGVKMVNQLLAGVHIASAAEAMAFGARLGLNSKFLFDVLMHCAGTSWMFENRVPHMVNNDYTPLSALDIFVKDLGIVTRECSSRRVPLHIATVAHQLFLSGSAAGWGRLDDAAVVKVYEALTGVKVEGKLAALEKESHLKSLPSEWPHNLTDDICKLEKLNSKTLVVLDDDPTGTQTVHDIDVLTEWNIESLVKQFKAKPSCFFILTNSRALSSEKATALITSICRNLQSAAKLVEHTEYTVVLRGDSTLRGHFPEEADAAVSVLGEMDAWIICPFFLQGGRFTINDIHYVAEDKRLVPAGDTEFAKDAAFGYKSSNLREWVEEKTGGRILASSVASISIQLLRKGGPDAVFEHLCSLPKGSVCVVNAASERDVAVFAAGMIQAEQKGKRFLCRTAATFVSARIGIVPKAPISPIDLGIDKESSGGLIIVGSYVPKTTKQVEELKIHCGNIISIIEISVDKLAMKSIEERKEEIDRAAELADIFLGACKDTLIMTSRELITGKNPSESLDINFKVSSALVEIVRKISTKPRYILAKGGITSSDIATKALEAKRAKIVGQALAGVPLWQLGAESRHPGVPYIVFPGNVGDNKALADVVKFWARPIRSSTKQLLLNAEKGKYAIGAFNVYNLEGIEAVVAAAEEERSPAILQIHPSALKQGGIPLVSCCISAAKEARVPITVHFDHGNSKKELVEVLQWELDSVMVDGSELNFIENITYTKYITNLAHAKGILVEAELGRLSGTEDELTVEDYEAKLTDIEQAQEFIDETGIDALAVCIGNVHGKYPASGPKLRLDLLKDLHELCLKNEVCLVLHGASGLPKDLVQECIKYGVRKFNVNTEVRKAYMDSLSNPHKDLVHVMASAKEAMKIVIAEKMHLFGSAGKA; this is encoded by the exons ATGCGGCGGGAAACTCATGGTGACTACCATATTTTGCAACTCAG GGTTTTTAAGAATCAAGTTCCCCAACTATTGAGAGGAAATCAGACCAAAAACCTCTTTCTTAATACTTTGCTACAGAACTTG GGAATTGTTTTGGATATGGCCAAATCACTTACGTTTCCTCTTCCCCTGTTGGCTGTTGCTTATCAACAACTCCTCGCAG CAGGTGCAGGACAGGGTCGGGGAGTTGATGATGATGCTACATTAATCAAG GTATGGGAAAAAGTACTAGGTGTGAACATCATAGATGCTGCAAATGCGGAAAAATACAAACCTGAGGAATTGGTAAATCATATTGTTTCGAAGTCACAAACTGTAAGCCGGGTTGGTTTCATTGGTCTTGGAGCAATGGGCTTTGGCATGGCAACCCACCTGCTCAAGTCAAATTTCATTGTTACTGGTTTTGAT GTATATAAGCCAACACTATCGCGGTTTGAAAATCTAGGTGGCTTGATTGGATACTCTCCAGCAGAAGTATCAAAAG AAGCGGATATACTTGTAATCATGGTCACGAATGAAGCTCAAGCGGAAAGTGTTCTATATGGTGATCTTGGTGCTGTGTCAG TCCTTCCGACTGGAGCATCGATCATCCTTTCATCCACCGTTTCTCCTGCTTTCATCAGTCAGCTGGAGCGGCGCTTAAAAA ACGAACACAAGAATCTAAAACTGATTGATGCTCCTGTATCTGGTGGTGTTAAGCGGGCCTCAGAAGGCACACTTACG ATAATGGCATCAGGCACGGATGAAGCTCTGGAGCATGCTGGATCTATTCTTTCAA CATTAAGTGAGAAGTTGTATGTTTTGAAGGGAGGTTGTGGTGCTGGAAG TGGTGTAAAGATGGTTAACCAACTACTTGCTGGAGTTCACATAGCATCAGCGGCTGAAGCAATGGCATTTGGTGCTCGACTGGGCCTGAATTCAAAATTTCTGTTTGATGTACTCATGCATTGTGCGGGGACATCTTG GATGTTTGAGAATCGTGTTCCCCACATGGTTAACAATGATTATACGCCGTTATCTGCACTTGATATCTTTGTGAAGGATTTG GGGATTGTTACCCGTGAATGTTCATCTCGCAGAGTTCCACTTCATATAGCAACTGTAGCACACCAATTATTTTTGTCAG GTTCTGCTGCAGGGTGGGGTCGGTTAGATGATGCAGCTGTTGTAAAG GTTTACGAGGCACTCACAGGTGTCAAAGTTGAAGGGAAACTGGCAGCTCTTGAAAAAGAATCACACCTAAAATCTCTTCCTTCTGAGTGGCCCCATAATCTAACTGATGACATATGTAAGCTAGAGAAGCTCAATTCAAAAACTTTGGTGGTTCTGGATGATGATCCAACCGGAACCCAGACTGTTCACGATATTGATGTCTTAACAGAGTG GAACATCGAATCTCTTGTTAAGCAGTTTAAAGCAAAGCCAAGTTGTTTTTTCATTCTAACCAACTCCCGTGCACTAAGTTCTGAGAAG GCTACTGCCCTTATTACAAGTATTTGCAGAAATCTTCAATCTGCAGCTAAGTTAGTTGAGCACACTGAGTATACAGTGGTATTAAGAGGTGATTCAACGTTAAGAGGTCATTTCCCAGAG GAGGCAGATGCAGCTGTGTCAGTACTTGGTGAGATGGATGCCTGGATCATTTGTCCTTTTTTTCTTCAGGGAGGCCGTTTCACCATTAATGATATACATTATGTTGCAGAAGATAAGAG GCTTGTTCCTGCGGGGGACACAGAATTCGCAAAAGATGCTGCTTTCGGATATAAAAGTTCAAATCTCCGTGAG TGGGTGGAGGAGAAAACTGGTGGCCGCATACTAGCTAGCAGTGTTGCATCTATCTCTATCCAACTTCTAAGAAAAGGTGGACCGGATGCTGTTTTTGAGCATCTTTGCAGTTTGCCAAAG GGTTCGGTATGCGTAGTAAATGCGGCTAGTGAAAGAGATGTGGCTGTGTTTGCAGCAGGAATGATCCAG GCAGAGCAGAAGGGAAAACGGTTCTTATGCCGAACTGCAGCCACCTTCGTATCTGCTCGTATTGGAATTGTCCCAAAGGCTCCGATTTCTCCGATCGATCTTGGAATAGATAAAGAAAGTAGCGGCGGTCTTATAATTGTGGGTTCATATGTACCAAAGACAACAAAGCAG GTTGAAGAACTTAAGATACACTGTGGCAATATAATTAGTATAATTGAG ATATCAGTTGATAAACTTGCCATGAAATCAATAGAAGAAAGGAAGGAGGAAATCGATAGAGCAGCTGAATTAGCAGACATTTTTCTTGGGGCTTGTAAGGATACTCTAATAATGACCAGTCGAGAGCTAATAACAGGAAAAA ATCCTTCAGAGAGTTTGGATATAAATTTTAAGGTGAGTTCTGCACTTGTGGAGATAGTTAGGAAGATAAGTACAAAGCCACGCTACATTCTTGCAAAG GGTGGAATCACCTCATCAGACATTGCTACGAAAGCTCTAGAAGCAAAACGTGCTAAAATAGTTGGACAAGCTTTGGCTGGTGTACCCTTATGGCAGCTAGGCGCAGAGAGTAGACATCCAGGAGTACCTTACATTGTTTTTCCTG GAAATGTGGGTGATAATAAAGCTCTGGCTGATGTTGTTAAATTTTGGGCTCGTCCAATCCGATCATCAACAAAGCAGCTGCTTCTT AATGCAGAAAAAGGCAAATATGCCATCGGGGCATTCAATGTTTATAATTTGGAAGGAATTGAGGCAGTTGTTGCTGCAGCAGAGGAGGAAAGAAGCCCTGCAATTTTACAG ATCCATCCAAGTGCCCTGAAGCAAGGAGGGATCCCATTGGTTTCGTGTTGTATTTCTGCTGCCAAAGAAGCTAGG GTTCCAATTACTGTTCATTTTGATCATGGGAATTCCAAAAAAGAGTTGGTGGAAGTTTTGCAGTGG GAACTTGATTCAGTCATGGTAGATGGGTCAGAACTTAATTTCATAGAGAATATCACATACACAAAATATATTACAAACTTGGCACATGCTAAAGGTATTCTGGTGGAAGCTGAACTAGGAAGATTGTCCGGAACAGAAGATGAATTAACGGTAGAAGATTATGAAGCAAAGCTGACTGATATTGAACAG GCTCAAGAATTCATTGATGAGACAGGTATTGATGCTTTGGCAGTATGTATTGGAAATGTTCATGGAAAATACCCTGCAAGTGGCCCTAAGCTCCGACTTGATTTGCTCAAG GATCTACATGAGTTGTGCTTAAAGAACGAAGTTTGTCTTGTCCTTCACGGAGCTTCTGGATTACCAAAAGATCTTGTCCAG GAATGTATCAAGTATGGCGTAAGGAAGTTCAATGTAAACACTGAGGTGCGGAAGGCTTACATGGACTCATTGAGCAATCCACATAAAGATCTCGTTCATGTCATGGCATCTGCAAAGGAAGCCATGAAAATTGTAATTGCCGAGAAAATGCATCTCTTCGGTTCAGCTGGGAAAGCATGA
- the LOC141693454 gene encoding uncharacterized protein LOC141693454 isoform X2: MAVTTVGFIGLDESSLVLAAKLISSGYAVKAYEMQELCPSVDEFLKIGGVRCPTASEAVKGVAALVLLITYPDQLTNILFSQDGALKGLKKDAPIIICSTISPVYIQKLEKNLAESLGTAYIVDIYVYKAVSDVLNGKTMILSSGRSDAIAKAQPILSAMSDKLHIFEGELGAGSKVKLVTELLEGIHFVASVEAISLGAQAGIHPWILYDIISNAAGNSWVFKNQVPQLLRGNQTKNLFLNTLLQNLGIVLDMAKSLTFPLPLLAVAYQQLLAGAGQGRGVDDDATLIKVWEKVLGVNIIDAANAEKYKPEELVNHIVSKSQTVSRVGFIGLGAMGFGMATHLLKSNFIVTGFDVYKPTLSRFENLGGLIGYSPAEVSKEADILVIMVTNEAQAESVLYGDLGAVSVLPTGASIILSSTVSPAFISQLERRLKNEHKNLKLIDAPVSGGVKRASEGTLTIMASGTDEALEHAGSILSTLSEKLYVLKGGCGAGSGVKMVNQLLAGVHIASAAEAMAFGARLGLNSKFLFDVLMHCAGTSWMFENRVPHMVNNDYTPLSALDIFVKDLGIVTRECSSRRVPLHIATVAHQLFLSGSAAGWGRLDDAAVVKVYEALTGVKVEGKLAALEKESHLKSLPSEWPHNLTDDICKLEKLNSKTLVVLDDDPTGTQTVHDIDVLTEWNIESLVKQFKAKPSCFFILTNSRALSSEKATALITSICRNLQSAAKLVEHTEYTVVLRGDSTLRGHFPEEADAAVSVLGEMDAWIICPFFLQGGRFTINDIHYVAEDKRLVPAGDTEFAKDAAFGYKSSNLREWVEEKTGGRILASSVASISIQLLRKGGPDAVFEHLCSLPKGSVCVVNAASERDVAVFAAGMIQAEQKGKRFLCRTAATFVSARIGIVPKAPISPIDLGIDKESSGGLIIVGSYVPKTTKQVEELKIHCGNIISIIEISVDKLAMKSIEERKEEIDRAAELADIFLGACKDTLIMTSRELITGKNPSESLDINFKVSSALVEIVRKISTKPRYILAKGGITSSDIATKALEAKRAKIVGQALAGVPLWQLGAESRHPGVPYIVFPGNVGDNKALADVVKFWARPIRSSTKQLLLNAEKGKYAIGAFNVYNLEGIEAVVAAAEEERSPAILQIHPSALKQGGIPLVSCCISAAKEARVPITVHFDHGNSKKELVEVLQWELDSVMVDGSELNFIENITYTKYITNLAHAKGILVEAELGRLSGTEDELTVEDYEAKLTDIEQAQEFIDETGIDALAVCIGNVHGKYPASGPKLRLDLLKDLHELCLKNEVCLVLHGASGLPKDLVQECIKYGVRKFNVNTEVRKAYMDSLSNPHKDLVHVMASAKEAMKIVIAEKMHLFGSAGKA; the protein is encoded by the exons ATGGCTGTTACAACTGTGGGTTTCATCGGACTTGATGAATCAAGCTTAGTTCTCGCTGCAAAGCTCATCAGTTCTGGCTATGCAGTCAAAGCCTACGAG ATGCAGGAACTTTGTCCTTCAGTTGATGAATTTCTGAAGATTGGGGGAGTAAGATGTCCAACAGCTTCAGAGGCTGTGAAAG GTGTGGCGGCTTTGGTTTTATTAATAACCTATCCTGATCAGCTAACTAACATACTGTTTTCCCAGGATGGTGCTTTAAAAG GACTAAAGAAAGATGCGCCCATTATCATCTGCTCGACAATATCACCTGTTTATATTCAAAAGCTGGAGAAGAATCTTGCAG AGAGTCTTGGGACAGCTTATATAGTTGATATATATGTTTATAAGGCAGTGTCAGATGTTTTGAATGGAAAGACAATG ATACTCTCTTCTGGAAGATCAGATGCTATTGCTAAGGCACAACCAATTCTTAGTG CTATGTCTGACAAGCTTCACATCTTCGAGGGTGAACTTGGAGCTGGAAG TAAAGTGAAATTGGTAACTGAGCTTCTAGAGGGCATTCATTTTGTTGCCTCTGTGGAGGCCATCTCTCTTGGTGCCCAAGCTGGAATTCATCCGTGGATACTTTACGACATCATTTCTAATGCGGCGGGAAACTCATG GGTTTTTAAGAATCAAGTTCCCCAACTATTGAGAGGAAATCAGACCAAAAACCTCTTTCTTAATACTTTGCTACAGAACTTG GGAATTGTTTTGGATATGGCCAAATCACTTACGTTTCCTCTTCCCCTGTTGGCTGTTGCTTATCAACAACTCCTCGCAG GTGCAGGACAGGGTCGGGGAGTTGATGATGATGCTACATTAATCAAG GTATGGGAAAAAGTACTAGGTGTGAACATCATAGATGCTGCAAATGCGGAAAAATACAAACCTGAGGAATTGGTAAATCATATTGTTTCGAAGTCACAAACTGTAAGCCGGGTTGGTTTCATTGGTCTTGGAGCAATGGGCTTTGGCATGGCAACCCACCTGCTCAAGTCAAATTTCATTGTTACTGGTTTTGAT GTATATAAGCCAACACTATCGCGGTTTGAAAATCTAGGTGGCTTGATTGGATACTCTCCAGCAGAAGTATCAAAAG AAGCGGATATACTTGTAATCATGGTCACGAATGAAGCTCAAGCGGAAAGTGTTCTATATGGTGATCTTGGTGCTGTGTCAG TCCTTCCGACTGGAGCATCGATCATCCTTTCATCCACCGTTTCTCCTGCTTTCATCAGTCAGCTGGAGCGGCGCTTAAAAA ACGAACACAAGAATCTAAAACTGATTGATGCTCCTGTATCTGGTGGTGTTAAGCGGGCCTCAGAAGGCACACTTACG ATAATGGCATCAGGCACGGATGAAGCTCTGGAGCATGCTGGATCTATTCTTTCAA CATTAAGTGAGAAGTTGTATGTTTTGAAGGGAGGTTGTGGTGCTGGAAG TGGTGTAAAGATGGTTAACCAACTACTTGCTGGAGTTCACATAGCATCAGCGGCTGAAGCAATGGCATTTGGTGCTCGACTGGGCCTGAATTCAAAATTTCTGTTTGATGTACTCATGCATTGTGCGGGGACATCTTG GATGTTTGAGAATCGTGTTCCCCACATGGTTAACAATGATTATACGCCGTTATCTGCACTTGATATCTTTGTGAAGGATTTG GGGATTGTTACCCGTGAATGTTCATCTCGCAGAGTTCCACTTCATATAGCAACTGTAGCACACCAATTATTTTTGTCAG GTTCTGCTGCAGGGTGGGGTCGGTTAGATGATGCAGCTGTTGTAAAG GTTTACGAGGCACTCACAGGTGTCAAAGTTGAAGGGAAACTGGCAGCTCTTGAAAAAGAATCACACCTAAAATCTCTTCCTTCTGAGTGGCCCCATAATCTAACTGATGACATATGTAAGCTAGAGAAGCTCAATTCAAAAACTTTGGTGGTTCTGGATGATGATCCAACCGGAACCCAGACTGTTCACGATATTGATGTCTTAACAGAGTG GAACATCGAATCTCTTGTTAAGCAGTTTAAAGCAAAGCCAAGTTGTTTTTTCATTCTAACCAACTCCCGTGCACTAAGTTCTGAGAAG GCTACTGCCCTTATTACAAGTATTTGCAGAAATCTTCAATCTGCAGCTAAGTTAGTTGAGCACACTGAGTATACAGTGGTATTAAGAGGTGATTCAACGTTAAGAGGTCATTTCCCAGAG GAGGCAGATGCAGCTGTGTCAGTACTTGGTGAGATGGATGCCTGGATCATTTGTCCTTTTTTTCTTCAGGGAGGCCGTTTCACCATTAATGATATACATTATGTTGCAGAAGATAAGAG GCTTGTTCCTGCGGGGGACACAGAATTCGCAAAAGATGCTGCTTTCGGATATAAAAGTTCAAATCTCCGTGAG TGGGTGGAGGAGAAAACTGGTGGCCGCATACTAGCTAGCAGTGTTGCATCTATCTCTATCCAACTTCTAAGAAAAGGTGGACCGGATGCTGTTTTTGAGCATCTTTGCAGTTTGCCAAAG GGTTCGGTATGCGTAGTAAATGCGGCTAGTGAAAGAGATGTGGCTGTGTTTGCAGCAGGAATGATCCAG GCAGAGCAGAAGGGAAAACGGTTCTTATGCCGAACTGCAGCCACCTTCGTATCTGCTCGTATTGGAATTGTCCCAAAGGCTCCGATTTCTCCGATCGATCTTGGAATAGATAAAGAAAGTAGCGGCGGTCTTATAATTGTGGGTTCATATGTACCAAAGACAACAAAGCAG GTTGAAGAACTTAAGATACACTGTGGCAATATAATTAGTATAATTGAG ATATCAGTTGATAAACTTGCCATGAAATCAATAGAAGAAAGGAAGGAGGAAATCGATAGAGCAGCTGAATTAGCAGACATTTTTCTTGGGGCTTGTAAGGATACTCTAATAATGACCAGTCGAGAGCTAATAACAGGAAAAA ATCCTTCAGAGAGTTTGGATATAAATTTTAAGGTGAGTTCTGCACTTGTGGAGATAGTTAGGAAGATAAGTACAAAGCCACGCTACATTCTTGCAAAG GGTGGAATCACCTCATCAGACATTGCTACGAAAGCTCTAGAAGCAAAACGTGCTAAAATAGTTGGACAAGCTTTGGCTGGTGTACCCTTATGGCAGCTAGGCGCAGAGAGTAGACATCCAGGAGTACCTTACATTGTTTTTCCTG GAAATGTGGGTGATAATAAAGCTCTGGCTGATGTTGTTAAATTTTGGGCTCGTCCAATCCGATCATCAACAAAGCAGCTGCTTCTT AATGCAGAAAAAGGCAAATATGCCATCGGGGCATTCAATGTTTATAATTTGGAAGGAATTGAGGCAGTTGTTGCTGCAGCAGAGGAGGAAAGAAGCCCTGCAATTTTACAG ATCCATCCAAGTGCCCTGAAGCAAGGAGGGATCCCATTGGTTTCGTGTTGTATTTCTGCTGCCAAAGAAGCTAGG GTTCCAATTACTGTTCATTTTGATCATGGGAATTCCAAAAAAGAGTTGGTGGAAGTTTTGCAGTGG GAACTTGATTCAGTCATGGTAGATGGGTCAGAACTTAATTTCATAGAGAATATCACATACACAAAATATATTACAAACTTGGCACATGCTAAAGGTATTCTGGTGGAAGCTGAACTAGGAAGATTGTCCGGAACAGAAGATGAATTAACGGTAGAAGATTATGAAGCAAAGCTGACTGATATTGAACAG GCTCAAGAATTCATTGATGAGACAGGTATTGATGCTTTGGCAGTATGTATTGGAAATGTTCATGGAAAATACCCTGCAAGTGGCCCTAAGCTCCGACTTGATTTGCTCAAG GATCTACATGAGTTGTGCTTAAAGAACGAAGTTTGTCTTGTCCTTCACGGAGCTTCTGGATTACCAAAAGATCTTGTCCAG GAATGTATCAAGTATGGCGTAAGGAAGTTCAATGTAAACACTGAGGTGCGGAAGGCTTACATGGACTCATTGAGCAATCCACATAAAGATCTCGTTCATGTCATGGCATCTGCAAAGGAAGCCATGAAAATTGTAATTGCCGAGAAAATGCATCTCTTCGGTTCAGCTGGGAAAGCATGA